The DNA window GAGAAGGAGGAAACAGTCAGAGGACCGTCTCCTTTACCGTGAATTATAAAGTCGATCAGTTTATGATCAGTTTTGAAAGTTCTGCAAAGACAGAAAAGATATCCAACAATCCGGGAATCGGGGATAAGGTGTTCAAAGGGGTTACAACGTTTAAATATGCGTCAACATCGGCGGATTTTTCTTTCCGTATCCGTTGTTCCACGGTGACCGGAGATGAGCGTATTGATAAGATCCAGGTGACGAACCGTTACGGAACACTGGATGTGACGGATCAGGCAGGTGCGGACGGATATATCAATATTACACTGGATGCCTCCCAGTCCAATAATATCCGGGTGTACTGTACGGATTCTGACGGTGAATCCCAGTGGTATACCTGGTCGGTGAACTACGAGCGTGTTCTGGATCCGGAGGAAAACCAGAAGAAAGCACCGGTGATCCGTGCGAATATTACGAATGAGACAGTCAATGCAGCACTGTTTATCGTTCCGGTCAAAGTGTTTGACTATAACGGCAACGAACTGAAAGCCAATCAGAATTTCCAGCTGTATCTGAACGGAGAATATCTGGACTATCACAGCCGGGAACAGGATGGCACTTACGAATACAACCTGTATTTGACCGAGGGAGAGAATACGGTTGTTATCCGGGCGGTGGATAATGAAGGATATACGGCGGAAAAGACATACACCGTAACACTGAACCCGGTAAAAGAAGAGGCGAGAGTCCGTGTGATCGTATCGGCGGAAGTTATCGGACTGGGAACCATGATCGACGAGACGGTCACTACGACCGCAGACCAGACGGTGGCACAGATCGTGGAAGACCGGCTGGCAGCTTACGGATATACGACCATTCATGACGGAGTGGCAGATTCGGACAGTTATTTCCTGCGTCATATACAGAAACCGGGAATTAACAACGGATGGAATATAGCAGATGATGAGCGGTCGCTGCTGGATATGCTGGGATATGATCTGGAGGAAGGACCGAAGAGCAATGACAGTCTCGGAGAAAAAGATTTTACGGCTGGTTCCGGATGGATGGTCACACTGAACCATTATTACATCGCACAGACTATGGGAACCAGAGCGATCCGTGACGGAGATGAGATTCATCTGATTTATACACTGAGTGTGGGAAAAGATATCGGCGTGGATCCGAGTACAAGTATTTATGGATAAAGGAAATACAGGAGGAAAAAGATGAACAACAGAACAGATGCAGTCATCAATGAAATTGAAAAGGTTATTATCGGAAAAAGGGAAGTCGTGGAACGTGTGCTGATGGCGATTTTGTCAGAGGGACATATTCTGCTGGACGATGTACCGGGTGTCGGAAAGACCACACTGGCAGTTACCTGCTCGGTGGTTATGGGCGTGCAGTATCAGCGTATGCAGTTTACGCCGGATGTTGTGCCGTCGGATATCGTTGGATTCTCGGTGTACAACAAGGCGACCGGTGGATTTGACTATAAGCCGGGTGTGGTTATGACGAATCTGCTGCTGGCAGATGAGATCAACCGTACTTCGAGTAAAACCCAGTCGGCACTTCTGGAGGTCATGGAGGAAGGTCAGGTGACCGTAGATGGTGTCACCCATCCGCTTCCGAAGCCTTTTGTGGTTATCGCCACACAGAACCCGGTGGGATCGGCAGGTACGCAGCTGCTTCCACAGGCGCAGTTAGACCGTTTTATGATTCGTTTGCAGATGGGATATCCGGACTTTAAGAGCCAGGTAGATATTCTGCGTGACCGTCAGAAAGTGAATCCGCTGGATCAGATTCAGAAAGTGATCGGCGGGGAAGATATTATTGCCATGCAGCAGGAGGTAAAGGATATCCATGTGGAAGATGCGATTCTGGAATATGTCACCTCTCTGGCGATGGCGACAAGAGAAGATGAGATGATCCGTCTGGGTGTCAGCCCGCGAGGTGCGCTGGCGATCGTGCGGATGGCGAAAGCACATGCCTATCTGGATGGAAGAAATTATGTGACACCGGAAGATGTACAGAAGGTATTTATCGATGTGTGTGCACATCGAATCATCCTGAATCCGAAGGCGAGAGTGGCGGAACTGTCCGCGGAGGATATTCTGAAAAATGTAATGAAACGCACGAAATCTCCGGACAGTGGACGGTAACAGGAGGAGCCTATGAAAAAGTCCAGAGTAATATGGGGTTTGTGGCTGGTTCTGGCGGTGATCTTCTGCTTCGTGACAGATGGAGTGACAGGATATCTGTTGCTGGCAGTTTCAATCGTATTGCCGCTGCTGTCGGGAATCACGCTTTTTGCTGTCCGGGGAAAGATGGATGTGCAGCTGACACTGGCAGCTTACGGGGAGAAAGGAAAGGCAGTGACAGGAAAGCTGCTGGTAAAGAACCGCAGTTTTCTTCCGGCGGATCGTCTGCGGTGCAGGGTCTGCTGTGAGAATCTGCTGACCGGTGAGAAAGAGTATACCAATATTCCTGTGGCAGCTCCGGCAAGATCCGGGGTGGATACGGAATTTCAGTTAAAAAGCAGACATACGGGTAAGGTGAGAATCTCACTGAAATCCATGGTATGGTACGATCTGTTCGGTCTGTTCCGTTCCCGGCTTTCTTTCCGGGGAGAGGCGATGGCAGTCGGTATGATCGCACCCAATATATTTCCGATGGAAACACAGATTGCCTACGGGGAAAGTACCAATATGGACAGCGATGAGTATTCCATGAAAAAGGCGGGATATGATCCGTCGGAAACCTTTGCGATCCGGGAATACCAGCCGGGTGACCGGATCCGTCAGATCCACTGGAAACTGACGGAGAAGTTTGACAATCTGATGGTAAGGGACTACGGTCTTCCGATCCAGAACACGATCCTGCTGTTGCTGGAAACCGGATACGCACAGGACAAACCGGATCCGGACTGTATGGATGCGCTGGCGGAGGCACTGCTCTCGGTATCACAGGAACTTGCCAGCCAGCAGGTGGTACACAGTATCGGATGGCAGAACCATGAAGAAAATACGTTCTCCTGTGTGGAAGTAGAGACGGAGGAAGATCTGAATCTGGTGCTTCCGGAACTTCTGGGAGCAGTTCCCGGAGAAGACCGGATGACGGTGGCAGAGCATTATATGGAAAATCGGGAACAGCTGGAATTTGCCCATATGGTAGTGTTCACTCCGGGGCATGAAGACAGCCTTGGCGGACTGGCAAGCCAGTGTATCGTTACCGAAGTGATCTGTGGTTCGGAAATTGCCGGATATGATCAGCAGGACGGTGTTGCGATGGTCGGAGGAGGACCGGACAACCTGTCGGAAGCGATCGCTTATCTTGAGATCTAAGTTAGGGGCATGAAAAACATGAAAAATAATGAGAAAACACAGGCATTTGTGTTGCAGCCTTATCCGGCAGCGCAGGGGAAAAAGAATCAGGTGACGGCATTTGTCGTGGATCTGTGCTTTATCTGGATGTACCTGGCGGGGCTGACGATCTGGCTGGTTTCCGCGCTGAACCTGTCGGTGAATACAGGAATCGTTCTGTTACTGGCGGCTGGGATCACGGTTTTGTGGAAATTGGCAGCAGAGGTTGGAAAAAGTAAAAAATGGATCCTTTTTCTGGTATGGGGTGTGCTCCTTGTACTGACAGCAGCGATCGGACAGAAATTGTGGCTGGGAGGCATGCATCAGATCTGCAACAGTGCGATCGATGCACTGGGAAGACGGTTTCCGTATCTGCTTCCCTCTTATGGAGTTGCCGTAACGGACAGCATGAAAGTACCGGCTCTTTACGGGGCGATCGGCTGGTTCCTGTTTCTGGTGGTGCCGGGAGCCGGTTATCTGGTAGAAAAAGGAAACCGGATGTTTCTGGGGATTCAGATGGCAGGATTGGTTCTGCTTCAGATGATCACAGGAGTCGGTCCCGGTCTTACCGGATTCCTCTGTTCCTTTTTCTGTTTTCTGGCGGTCTGGATCCGGGGACATGCGGAGAGGGTAACGGCAGGAACACAGAGACTGGCAGCGGTGGAAATGATCGTTGGAGTTGCTGTTCTTGGAGGTATCCTGCTGACCGGTGGTTATGTACTGGCAGAAAACGTGCTTCCACAGGACGGAACGGTTCTTTCGCAGTGGAAAGAAGCGCTCGTACAGAAAGTGGAAGATTACCGATATAAAGGAAGCAGTAAGATCCTTCCGGATGGACAGTTTCAGAATCTTTCTTCGTTTGAACCGGAAAAGAAAGAGGTGCTGAAAATCACGATGAGCCAGCCGCAGTCCTACTACCTTCGCGGATTTACCGGAAGTGTCTACACGGATGACGGCTGGAAAGGAGAGGACAGCGCAAAGCTCTGGGAGAACAGAGATCTGTTCTACTGGCTGCATCAGGATGATTTTTACGGACAGGAGATCCTCGGAAAAGCCGCTACAGCCCTGGATGCTGAGGTGGCAGCAGCGGATAAAAATACAATTACTGTTGAAAATGTGGCGGGAAATTCCCACTACTGTTATACACCATACGAACTGGCTGATCCGACCGGTGATGCAGTACAGAATCTTCTGGATGCACAGAAGATCGGGGACTGCGGGATCCTGAACGGAGAAATCCGGGGAGAAAGAACGTATACCTATCAGGCGTATCCGGCACTGATCACAAAATATCCGTCCTATACGGCAGCGCTTCTGGCCACGGAGCATCTGGGTGCTGCGGGGAAGGATTATCAGAAGCTGGAAGAGTATTATAATGCATTTGCCTATGACAATTATCTGGATATGCCGGATCAGATGCAGAGAGAATGTGCATCCCTCCTTGGAAGCTATGAGAGAAAAGACGGGGAAAAGCATGCGGATTATGCGGAAGCAAAACAGAACATCCTGTATCTTCTGACCACAGAATACACGGACAGTGACAAACTGGACGAAACGTGGAACGGAGCAGACTTTATTTATGAATTTCTGGAAATTTCAAAAAAAGGATATTCCGTGCATTTCGCCAGTGCGGCGACGATGATGTTCCGCTATTATGGAATCCCGGCAAGATATGTGGAAGGATATCTGGTAACACCGCAGGATGCTGAAGCCATGACGGCGGGAGAACCGTATACACTGGATGACACCCATGCACATGCCTGGGTGGAATATTATCAGGACGGTGTGGGATGGCTGCCGTTTGAGACGACACCTTCTTATCTGGATATTATGAATCAGGCAGATGAGTATCAGGATATCAGCGGACTTTCCGGCGGAGGTTCTCAGGATCAGGATCAGCAGGATGAGGAACAGGATCAGCAGGAAGAACAGGAGGAAGAGCCGGATGATACGATCGACTGGATCCAGGTACTGATCGTGCTTCTGATCATCGGAATCGTGTTACTGCTTCTGACAATGCTGGCATTCCTTATCTGGATCCAGCTACAGCGAAGAAAGAGCAGACAGTTAAAGAAACGGTTCGCATCAGAGGATCCGCGGGAAGCGATCTGTTCGATGTATGAGTATACGATGAATATTCTGTCTGCAGCGGGACTGAAGATTCGCAATACCTCTCTGTACCGCTATGAAAAACAGATTACAAAAATGTTTGATGAGGAGACCGGAAAAGAATATCATCGGATCGTAGACATTCGTCAGGAAGCGGTCTACAGCCGGAACAGTCTGACGGAAGAACAGAAACAGGAAATGATGACATTCAAGGAAAAGATCTGGAAAAGAATCTATGCCAACGGAACCTGGATACAGAAGATGCAGTTAAAATACATTTATTTTCTGTAAGGGGAAACAGCAGGCAGGAGGAAAATATGAACAGAGAAGAGAAGAATACACAAAGAAAACGAAAAGGAATGCGTATACTGGCAGTCCTGTTGATGGTTGTCGTAACGATCACCTCATTTCCTCTGCTTCCGGATGAAGTACAGGCGGCTGCGGTAGAACGGACATGGGATGGTGTGAGCCGGGAGATCCCCGAGATGGATGAAAATGGTACCTATCTGATTGAAAACGGTGCCGAGCTTGCCTGGTTTGCGGATCAGGTAAACAGCGGAAACGGATCGATCAACGGAAAGCTGACCAATTATATTTATCTGAACCGTTACAACACTTCTTATAAATGGGTGATCATCGGTGATACGATAGACCATCCGTACCGTGGAAACTTTGACGGTAACGGACAGAAAGTTGTGTATATGAATGCACAGATCAGCAAGGAGGATCAGGACCGCCGCTACGCCGGTCTGTTTGGTGTGATCGATGGCGGAAGTGTCCGCAATCTGACCGTTCTCGGAAAAGTGTTTCATGGATATGGAAGTTATGACAGTGACGGAAGAAACGATCAGTTTTATACCGGAAGCGGCGGTGTAGCCGGATATCTGAAAAACGGAACGATTGTAAACTGTGTCAACTATACAAGAACAACGATGGACGGCGATGCCCTTTATCGAAATGCCGGAGGAATCGCAGGCATCTGTGAGGGTGTGATCTCCCGGTGTGAAAACTACGGAAAACTGTCCACAACGATTGTAATCGCACAGAATCACATCGGAGGAATCGTCGGACTTGTCTCCGGGGCAACCGCACAGGTTACGACTTCACTGAACCATGCGACGGTGCAGGGATATTACTGTGTGGGAGGAATCGCCGGTGCGGTAAAAAGCGGTGCGGAGATTACGGCATCCGCCAATTACGGAGCGGTAAAAGGAAATTCCATTATCGGAGGAGTTGCCGGAAGGATTTCTACTACCGGTATGTACAGCAATGGAAGCGCGAAAGAATGTGGCATCTATGATGTCTACAACCTGGGAACGGTCAGCGGATACGGAACCACAGCCGGAAGCGAGATGGGCGGAATCGTCGGAGAAGCGGGATATGAAAACTGGAAACAGGAAGTACTTCCGCCGATGCCGGTGATCGAGAGAGCCTATTCGGTAGCCATCACACCCGGTGTGTCACGAAACGGGGCAGTTATCGGATATCTGCTGAGCGGCTGTTACGGAACAGTCTATGGAATCACTTCTGGTCTGTACAGTCCGAACGTGGTAGGAGCAACGAATAACCGGGCGGTCAAGATCCTCGGGGAGGCGCGGACGGTTTCTTCGGATGAGATGAAGAGCGTAACGCTTCTGGAAAAACTGGGAAGTGCATTTACCATGTCCAATGCATACGATACAGACAATCAAGGCTACCCGAAACTGGTATGGCAGGGACTCCCGTCGGATATTCTCGATAAAGTGGACGATGCACAGCTGGAACTGAACAGCTGGATCTCGGAAAATAACAAGAAGAAATATGGAAAGAATTACACCCAGATCGAGTCTCTTGTGAAAACGTATAAAGAAAAACTCGGAGCGATCACTTCCGAAGAAGAACTGGATGCGGTCATGGAAGAGGCAAGGGAAAAACTGAAAGCGGTCAAACCGGGCGTCGGACAGGACACGGAACTGGCAGAAGCCATCGATAACGGTGTAATTGCTCTGGAAGAGTACAATAAGAGACTGTTAAAAGAGAACCCGGAACTGACGGACAGACAGAAAGCAGAGATGGAAAATGTCCTGACCACCTGGAAGAAAAAACTGGAGACAGCGACTTCTGAAGAGGAAGTACGAACCATGGTGCGTGACGGAAAAGATGCGCTGGAAGAACAGCTGGCATCCTTTACGGCAGATAAGAAACTGGAAGAAGTCCGGGCAAATGCAACAGAGACACTGACCAATTACCGGGCGACAGAAAGCTATGATGTCGTCTGGATGCACAAGATCAAACTGGTGAGGGACAAGGCACTGGATGCGATCGCAAAGGCGGAAACGGTAGCAGAAGTGAATAGCCTTCTGGAGCAGGCGAAAGAGGACATTGATGCAGTGATCGATCAGATTCCGGAGGCGGGTGCCTGGGACGGAGTCTCAAAGACAGAACCGAAGACAAACGAAAACGGTGTGTTCCAGATCACCAGCGGAAGTGAACTTGCCTGGTTTGCCGAACAGGTCAACCAGGGACAGAAAGATCTGTGTGCGGAACTGGTGAATGATATCAGCCTCGGCGGAAAGAACTGGACACCGATCGGAAAATCGGATGCACGCCCGTTTGCAGGAAGTTTTGACGGTATGGGACATACAATCCGCGGACTGTATCTGGATGTGGAAGATACGTATGTGGGTCTGTTTGGAAAAGTAACCGGCGGCAGCGGACAAAAGATCCAGAATCTGACGGTATCCGGAAATATTCCGGTTGGAGGAAGAGTCAGCTATGTAGCCGGTATCGCAGCACGCATTGTCGGAAATGACAGCAATGACAGGGTGGAAATCACGAACTGTCACAGCAATGTAAGAATCTGTGTGACCGGTATCCGTACCCTGGATGCAGGTGTCGGAGGAATTGCCGGAAAGGCAGAATATGCAAAAATCAGCAACTGTTCCAACGGTGGAAGTGTGAAAATCGCATCGGAGGGAAGAGGAGGACTTACCTATTATACCGGTGGTATTGCCGGTGTCGCCGCTTCCGAAAGCCGGATAGAGGCATGCAGCAATACCGGAGAGATCTGGTGTGCACACGCAGCCGGCGGACTGATCGGTGGCGCATTAGGAAAAAATCCGGTCTGCTATTCCAGTTACAATACGGCAGATGTCTCCGGTT is part of the Blautia faecicola genome and encodes:
- a CDS encoding AAA family ATPase translates to MNNRTDAVINEIEKVIIGKREVVERVLMAILSEGHILLDDVPGVGKTTLAVTCSVVMGVQYQRMQFTPDVVPSDIVGFSVYNKATGGFDYKPGVVMTNLLLADEINRTSSKTQSALLEVMEEGQVTVDGVTHPLPKPFVVIATQNPVGSAGTQLLPQAQLDRFMIRLQMGYPDFKSQVDILRDRQKVNPLDQIQKVIGGEDIIAMQQEVKDIHVEDAILEYVTSLAMATREDEMIRLGVSPRGALAIVRMAKAHAYLDGRNYVTPEDVQKVFIDVCAHRIILNPKARVAELSAEDILKNVMKRTKSPDSGR
- a CDS encoding DUF58 domain-containing protein, whose translation is MKKSRVIWGLWLVLAVIFCFVTDGVTGYLLLAVSIVLPLLSGITLFAVRGKMDVQLTLAAYGEKGKAVTGKLLVKNRSFLPADRLRCRVCCENLLTGEKEYTNIPVAAPARSGVDTEFQLKSRHTGKVRISLKSMVWYDLFGLFRSRLSFRGEAMAVGMIAPNIFPMETQIAYGESTNMDSDEYSMKKAGYDPSETFAIREYQPGDRIRQIHWKLTEKFDNLMVRDYGLPIQNTILLLLETGYAQDKPDPDCMDALAEALLSVSQELASQQVVHSIGWQNHEENTFSCVEVETEEDLNLVLPELLGAVPGEDRMTVAEHYMENREQLEFAHMVVFTPGHEDSLGGLASQCIVTEVICGSEIAGYDQQDGVAMVGGGPDNLSEAIAYLEI
- a CDS encoding transglutaminase-like domain-containing protein → MKNNEKTQAFVLQPYPAAQGKKNQVTAFVVDLCFIWMYLAGLTIWLVSALNLSVNTGIVLLLAAGITVLWKLAAEVGKSKKWILFLVWGVLLVLTAAIGQKLWLGGMHQICNSAIDALGRRFPYLLPSYGVAVTDSMKVPALYGAIGWFLFLVVPGAGYLVEKGNRMFLGIQMAGLVLLQMITGVGPGLTGFLCSFFCFLAVWIRGHAERVTAGTQRLAAVEMIVGVAVLGGILLTGGYVLAENVLPQDGTVLSQWKEALVQKVEDYRYKGSSKILPDGQFQNLSSFEPEKKEVLKITMSQPQSYYLRGFTGSVYTDDGWKGEDSAKLWENRDLFYWLHQDDFYGQEILGKAATALDAEVAAADKNTITVENVAGNSHYCYTPYELADPTGDAVQNLLDAQKIGDCGILNGEIRGERTYTYQAYPALITKYPSYTAALLATEHLGAAGKDYQKLEEYYNAFAYDNYLDMPDQMQRECASLLGSYERKDGEKHADYAEAKQNILYLLTTEYTDSDKLDETWNGADFIYEFLEISKKGYSVHFASAATMMFRYYGIPARYVEGYLVTPQDAEAMTAGEPYTLDDTHAHAWVEYYQDGVGWLPFETTPSYLDIMNQADEYQDISGLSGGGSQDQDQQDEEQDQQEEQEEEPDDTIDWIQVLIVLLIIGIVLLLLTMLAFLIWIQLQRRKSRQLKKRFASEDPREAICSMYEYTMNILSAAGLKIRNTSLYRYEKQITKMFDEETGKEYHRIVDIRQEAVYSRNSLTEEQKQEMMTFKEKIWKRIYANGTWIQKMQLKYIYFL
- a CDS encoding coiled-coil domain-containing protein, whose translation is MNREEKNTQRKRKGMRILAVLLMVVVTITSFPLLPDEVQAAAVERTWDGVSREIPEMDENGTYLIENGAELAWFADQVNSGNGSINGKLTNYIYLNRYNTSYKWVIIGDTIDHPYRGNFDGNGQKVVYMNAQISKEDQDRRYAGLFGVIDGGSVRNLTVLGKVFHGYGSYDSDGRNDQFYTGSGGVAGYLKNGTIVNCVNYTRTTMDGDALYRNAGGIAGICEGVISRCENYGKLSTTIVIAQNHIGGIVGLVSGATAQVTTSLNHATVQGYYCVGGIAGAVKSGAEITASANYGAVKGNSIIGGVAGRISTTGMYSNGSAKECGIYDVYNLGTVSGYGTTAGSEMGGIVGEAGYENWKQEVLPPMPVIERAYSVAITPGVSRNGAVIGYLLSGCYGTVYGITSGLYSPNVVGATNNRAVKILGEARTVSSDEMKSVTLLEKLGSAFTMSNAYDTDNQGYPKLVWQGLPSDILDKVDDAQLELNSWISENNKKKYGKNYTQIESLVKTYKEKLGAITSEEELDAVMEEAREKLKAVKPGVGQDTELAEAIDNGVIALEEYNKRLLKENPELTDRQKAEMENVLTTWKKKLETATSEEEVRTMVRDGKDALEEQLASFTADKKLEEVRANATETLTNYRATESYDVVWMHKIKLVRDKALDAIAKAETVAEVNSLLEQAKEDIDAVIDQIPEAGAWDGVSKTEPKTNENGVFQITSGSELAWFAEQVNQGQKDLCAELVNDISLGGKNWTPIGKSDARPFAGSFDGMGHTIRGLYLDVEDTYVGLFGKVTGGSGQKIQNLTVSGNIPVGGRVSYVAGIAARIVGNDSNDRVEITNCHSNVRICVTGIRTLDAGVGGIAGKAEYAKISNCSNGGSVKIASEGRGGLTYYTGGIAGVAASESRIEACSNTGEIWCAHAAGGLIGGALGKNPVCYSSYNTADVSGLYYAGGLCGVILSSSSDFGWCYTSGAVNLNDSGLALGAVFGKITGSDFKNLFALKRADVMGRTLVGSSGDFSASGKFLSEKELKSDEILNSLNGGGNCFIHDYLGFRNGYPMLSWEMTLDDFKTGSITALKNSVQESDYTEENWTKVQAILEDGAAQIRKADSMEAVDAIRTQTLAAIGEVETKAGTQERKLQEAKDEAIAVLENYVDLSVYREEEQSQIQALIANAKKYILLADSIEEVERHRDETRAKIDQIPDAWQYYEQVNMAAATQVDSYIMNIGEVIYTSYVKISIQIARNAYDSLTDEQKALVSTYQILLDAEAAWARLEEENNFTEDDMELAARVDELIAAIGTVTEDSQEAIATARNAYDSLTDKQKTLVAHPEILQQAEETYNQMKASAVASAIAGIGEVTLDKKELIFGIQDQYDALTDQQKALVKDYDVLKQAITKYKNLVVVQPVIEQIRELGGVENVTLDSKTAIQAAIQVYNSLTGDQQELVTNYDVLEALAAAYDSLAAVDRVIRMIDAIGVVSQASGSQIQQARAAYDALTVEQQKQITNRSTLESAEAAYAALEKPQTTVDTSTDRIKGNQESLESLRRSRSGSSASSKNTETLEEAGKKGKNQSKKKDTDAKATEENEEALEEEQAETEDSSLPSWLADQLDVGAQSEETENTQETEKTGKHTTLLLVLLIVFGACVILTAGFAVALYQASKKRKASQVHY